The sequence below is a genomic window from Polyangiaceae bacterium.
GGAGGAATGCCGATTCTGAGCACGCGGCGTGCCTTGTCCGCGGCGCGACCGCCGCACAGCTTCACGTAGTCGAAGCTCGAGAGCGCTCGTACGTCGCGCTCGAGTGCGCGATCGAGATCGTCAGGAGACAGACTGCGAACGTCCTCCAGGCACGTCATCAAGATCGCCGTGACCCGGCCGCTCGTGTCGAGCCACGCCGTCCAGCCGGAACCCTCGATCTTCCGCCCCGGCTCTGACTCGCTTTGGACCGTCGACGCCAGCAGCTCGAGTACCAGAGGCGCCAGCTCGCCGGCAGGCGTGTCAGGGTCGAACTCGTGGTCCTCGCCCACACCAGCAAAGGCACCCCGGTGCTTGGGGCTCGGCAGCAACAGGCCAGCCAAGCCCAACTTTGGTGTCCGAACGAGCGAGCAGATGGCGGCGTCCTCGCTGGCGAGCTCCCGCTCACTCTTGCATCCGGCGGCGGCGGTCACCTCATTGCCACGCGAGTACACGCGCTTCGCGCTTGGCAAACGAAGCGCAGCCAATGCCTTTTCCTCTGCTTGGCGGAGGGCCTGCGGCAGGTCGCTCGGGTCTCGTACGGTGGTGACGCCGGGGAGATCTCTGTTTCCGGACGGAGTGGGTACGCCCGCGACGACAAACAGGCTGCCGTGGCGGCGGTACACGTGAATGACGTGGTCCTTCATTTCACACTCTTGAACATGACCGTTACGGGAGGTTTTAGCCCCTGGCCGTAGGCTCGGGCACCTGCCATTTCCCTTCTCCACTGCTCGATCAGCCGGATTTGATCTTCGAGCTCAGCCATCCGCGTGGTGTCCGCTAGGGTGCGGCTCTGAAGCTCGGTCAGCTCCGAGCGCGCAGACTTCAACTTTGCGGCGCTGACCGTCTCAGGTGGGATCCCAACTTCGAGGATCCGGGTGGTGTTGGGACCGGTCTTGACGTGTCGGCCTCCGTGGGCCTCCTGCGTGAACCCAGAGACCGCGTCAACCTCTTCCCTTAGCGTGCTCCAAAGCGACCCGGGTTCCTGGAATGCATATGGCTGGTGCGTCTTGATGCTTCGAATCTCGTCTGCGATAGCCCCGCTCTGCTTCGCCACGTCGATCGTTGGGAACGCTCGTGGCAGATTCTCGCCGAGCAATACGTGGCCGACCTCGCCGCGCAGTTGCGGTTCGAGGTTCCAGATCCCACCTTCAGTGTTCGCTGCTTTGCGAATCGCTTCCTTCTCGGCATCGCTCAGCTTGCGAGGGAAGTTTCCGATGATGGACTCCGCGTTTGCGGCGGAAAGTGCGTCGCCCGCGGCGGAGATCTGGAACCGCTTGCCTGCCTCCCGGCGCAGCAGTGCCAGCTCGTCTGCCAGCGCTGCGCCTTCCTGAGCCGCCGCCTCCGCGGCCTTCTTGTCGCCGTTGAGCGCTGCGTTGCGCGCCTTGTTCTCGATACCGGCCGCACGACGGGACAGCTCCTCGCTACCTGCGATCTCGGCCGCATACGCTTCGCCGAACCATGTACAAGTGCTGCACAAGACCAGGACGCCTCCCGGCGTGACCTTCACCGTGTGGCCGGCAGCCGATGCTTCGGCCAGAGCCTCCAGCTTCGAGAGATTCTCCGCTGCTTCCTTGACGGCGCGAGACTCGTGCGCGCCGACGCCGGTGAGCACCTCTTCTGCGGTCTTCCCTTCGCCGCCGTGGATTTTCCGTACGACGTCGGACACTCCCTCGGCCAGCGCTTCGCCGCCCTTGCTGGCCCGAGCTTCCGCCTTGAGCGTCTCCAGGGCGCTCTCGAACTCGTCGACCGTGGTCGTAGCCAGGACCTTGGTCACCTTGCCGCTGAGCTTGCCAAACACACTGATGGCGTCAGCGACGTCGAACACTACGCCGACGATCGAGAGTGCGAGCCAGAACAAAGACGGCTCCTCGGCAGAAATTGCTCGCGCCTTGTCGAAATCCGTGTTCGCTGCGGCGCTCTCCAGCTGGTAGTCCTCGACGTCCTTCAGGAGTTGCGCAAAGCCGATGCCAAGCGAGGCGCCCATGGCGCCTGCGGCGACGAGGCTTGCTCCACCGGTCGGAACGGCGGTTGCTGCGGCCAAGATGCTGAGCCCCACGCTCAGCACGGTGAGCGCGAGGCTCGTGAGAGCTTCATCCGAAGCGATGTCGCTAGCGTGGTCACGAACCACGATGGCCTTTTCGGTGCCCGCTTGGATGCCTTCGTCGGCGAGCGTCGCTGCCAGGATCTTGCGGAGCTTCCAGATGTTCACGCCGCCCCCGATTGCCCCGCGAACCGTCTCGATGTTCGCAAGGCGTTCGTTGATCTCGGCCGAAAGGACCTTTGCTGCGTCGTCGCTCGGTCCTTTGCTGATGGTGCCCAGGCCGCCCTCGTTGCCCTCGCCGAAGGCCCCCAGAATCGGGTAGCGTTGCTCGAGGCCGGAACGCAGGATCTTCAGCTCCGTCTCCGCCTTCTTCAGATCGCGCTCCAGGCCCGAGTATTCCTCACGCTTGCCCTCGCAGGGATCGTAGGCCGGCGCCCCCTCCGCGCCCCCGCCGTAGTAGTCCGACGGGCAGACGTTCGCCATCTTGCCCTTGATGACGTTGATCTCGTCCCTCTTCTCCAGAAGCTCCTTCGCTGCGCCCGCCAGACCTTCGCTGGAGACGGTGGGCTTCATCGTCGTCTGGGTCTCCGTTTCGACTTCGGGGGCAGGACCCTGACCCTCACCTCCGCCGCTGCCGTCTCCCGAAGCGCCGCCTGCTCCGCCTGCGCCGGAGTCGTTTCCCTTGCTGACCTCCGTGGTCTCGACGCCGTACTTGAGAGCCTCGGCTTTGATGCGTGTCTCGCTCTCCTTCAGGATGCCGCGGAGGATCTGTTCGGCGTGCGTCTGAAAGCCGCTCAGGAACGAGCTGTGTCGAGTGTTCAGCGTGCGAAGTGCGTCGTCCAGCGTGAGCGAGATCTGGGCACCGGTCTCGCCTCCGCCCACCGCAGACGCGCCCTCGGCCCCTCCGCCGCCACCGTAGACGGCGTCGAAGCGGCTGACGAAGTCCTTGGCGGCATCCGCGTCGTCTTTGTCGACGATGAGCGATGACAGAATGCGAAGGAGGTCCGTCTTGTCGTCGTGTAGGGTCCAGCCTTCGAATGCGACCGACGGACCTTTCGGCTCTTCGCACACCCCCTCTTTCGGGGGCGCTTCACAGGTGTCTTCCGGCTTGCGTTGAGCGGATGGTCCGGCCGCACGTTGCTGTGCAACGTGGGTGAGCTCGTGGCCAAGCAGCGCTCGCCCCGATTCGGTCCCGAGCGTCAAGGAGCCCTGCCGAAAGCTGACCGTCGACCCCTCGGTGATGGCGACCGCTCGTTCCCGCTGGGTCTTGTCGTGCGCGGCGCTGTCGGCACGCAGCGTGGTGCCCGCGAGGTCCATGCCCAAGTGCCGTTCTGCCACCGTGCGGATCGCGTGACCCAGTGGACCGGGAGCCACGGAGTGCGGTCGAAGATCCTCAGCCATTCTGGCGCCGTAGTCGTCGGCCTGCCGTTCGGCGGCGTCCTTCGGTGTGGTGGGCTCCGTTCGCTGAAACTGCTGCTCGTCGCTTACGGCCTCGAGCTCCGCGCATTCCGTGCAGGTCTCGCCTTGCGTGACGCATGCCGGGCAGGGCTTGTGCTGTCTGGGTCCGGCCGGCTTTTCTAGATCCGAGACGAACAGGCGCGGCAGCGGACCCTTGTACGGTCTGGGGGCGCGCGTGCGCGGCGCCTCTACCTTCTGCGGTGACGGCGGCGTGTGCTGCGGACGCTTCTTCTGCGCGAACATCGACTACGCTTCGTTCGGCCCTCGGCGAACGAGCGAGAGCTTGGACGCTCGCTGCGCGCGAAGGGAACGAAAATCGGAGTCAACCCATGGAGATTCGTTTCACGCGTGAAACGATTTGAGTCGCGATGAATTGAATCGACGAGCGCTGGTCGCGCCGTCGTTGACGACCGAGGTTCGAACTCGCTAGCACGTTCGCCGTGGGGATGACGGATCGCGTCGTACGTCATGCAAACTACGGGGTCGAGCTCTTGGATGCTCTGACCGGCGGGCCGATCATCGGGCCGAGCCGCGTGCGCGCTTCTCTACTTGCACCCCCACCGCCTGGCAGCGGTGCCGATCTGGAGCCGTTCCTGGTGAACGGCAACCGCTGGGTGTTCGAGAACCTCGAGAGCGACGTGGAGCTCGTGATCGAAGCGCAGCACTACGTTTCGAGCAGCAAGAAGACCGGAACGGACTTGCCCTCGATTCCCGCGAGCACCTTCCCAGGCCTGCTCAACCGCGTGACGCTGAAGCCGCGTTCCGGCTATCCGTTCCCCGCGTCAGTCACTCGCGTGATCGGAATGGTCCGGCTTGCCGCGATCCTGGACCCCAACGAGTCGCCAGTTGCAGGTGCGGACGTCACCATCACGCCGGAGTACCCCGCGAGCGGCCCCGTGCTCACGACGCGGACGGCGGAAGATGGGCAGTACGTGATGTGGTTCCTGCCGGACCTCGCGCAGACCCAACCCTTGCCCATTTCTTTCAGCGCCGTCGCCAGCGCGACGGTGGTCGTGAACGGAAGCCCGTTGGCGGTTTCCGGCAGCATCTCTGGGCAGAGCGTCACGCCTGAAACCCAGAGCGGAGCCGATCCGCTGCCACTCAGCTAGCCGTGTACCGAGGAGCCCATCCATGCCTGAACTACTGACCCCCGGCGTCTTCATCCAAGAGGTCGACTTCGGCCCGCAACCCATCGAAGGCGTGTCGACGACCACGGCCGGCTTCGTCGGCGAGGCCGAGCGCGGTCCCGTCGTAGGACCGCCCACGCTGGTGACGAGCCTGGCGGACTTCGAGCGCAAGTTCGGAGGTCCGGTCACTGGCAAGCACCTTGCCTACGCGGTGCGTGGTTTCTTCGAGAACGGGGGGCGGCGCGCGTACATCGCGCGAGTGGTGGGGTCCGGATCGAAGTACTCCGAGTGGAGCAACGGATCCGCAACTGGTCTGGACGTGCAGTTGCTCGCTGCATCTGGTGCTCAGGTCACGGTGTCGTCGGTCGTCGGTCTCACGATCGGCGGTTCCTTGAACTTCGTGGAGAAGGCCAACACCGCCAACGTGGTGACGAGAACGGTGGACCTCGTGAATGGCGCCACTGGTGTCGTCACATTGAGCACACCGCTTCCTCCGGGCGTCTCTCCTACTACGCACTTCGCGCGCATTTCCGGTAGCAACGCGACACTGAAGATAGCGGCGCGCGATCCCGGGACATTTGGCGACGAGATCGCGATCCTGGTCGAGCCCCGCTACGTGAATAGCACCGCGGTCATGGCGACCCTCGCCGCGGATACCTGGGTGTTGGGCGACGTGGGCTTTCTGGAGCCAGGCTCCCCAGTTCAGTTCGAGATCGGAGGCGGGACGCCGGCGCGAGAGATCGCGACAATCAAGAGCATCGACGCGGCGAATCGCAAGGTCGTGCTCAAAGCCAATTTGACTCATGCCTATACGCCCGGCGGCCGTCTCTTCTTGGTTGGGTGGCGGGTCAGCGTTCTGTTCCGCGGCGCCGTGGTGGAGACATTCGACGGCCTCCCTGGCGCCGTGACCAACACGGGGAAGTCGGCCGCTTTCACCAAAACCATCAACGACAAATCGAGCTGGATTCGTGTCGTCGACGCCGAGATGGACGTGCAGGCTGGCGAGTACCCGTCCTTCCAGTTGGCCCAAGCTGCGCTGCTGGCTTCGGGTGACGATGGTGGAGCGGTGGACGAGAACGACGTCATTGGATTTGCCGCGCCGCGCTCCGGTCTCCGGTCGCTGGAGGCGATGGACGGCATCAGTATCATCGCGGCTCCCGGACTCGCGGTGCAGGCCGTGGTCAACGAGCTCATTGGTCAAGCGGAACGACGTCAGGACCGTTTCGCCGTATTCGAGGCCGCGGAAAAGCCCGCGAGCGGGGCTTCGGCAAAGGACCCGCTGGAGGATGTCAACGATGTCCTGAACCAGCGCGGCCTCTACAACTCGAAGTACGCTGCCATGTATCACCCGTGGATCCGGGTGCCGGATCCCGTCTCCAAGACCGAGATCTTGGTGCCTCCCACGGGGCACGTGTTGGGTGCCTTCGCGCGCACCGACATCGATCGCGGTGTGTTCAAGGCGCCGGCGAACGTGGTGCTTCGCGGGGTGCTCGGTTTCTCCAGCGACGTGCCGGACGGCGAGCAGGACATCCTGAATCCCGCCGGAGTGAACGTGCTGCGGCGCTACACGGGGCTGGGTAACGTGATCTGGGGCGCGCGCACCATCTCCGCCGAGGGGCTCTGGAAGTACGTGTCCGTACGGCGGCTGTTCATCTTCCTCGAGCAGTCGATCATCCGCGGTACGCGCTATGCGGTATTCGAGCCGAACGACCTTCGGCTGTGGGCCCGCTTGCACGACAGCGTGACCAACTTCCTCACGACTCAGTGGCGCGCGGGCGCTCTGTTCGGAGCGAAGCCGGAGGAAGCGTTCTTCGTCAAGGTGGACGAGACCACGACCACCCAAGACGACCGCGACAACGGTCGCGTGAACATCCTGGTCGGCATCGCCCCGGTGAAGCCGGCGGAGTTCATCGTCTTCCAGATCGGCCAGGCGCCTCAGAGCGTGATCGTGGCGGAACAGAGCTAAGGAGCTGAGACATGGCAGTGCAGCGCGAGGATCCGTACGCAGCATTCAACTACCTCGTGGAGATCGGCGGCATCGCCGCCGGCGGGTTCAACGAGGTGAGCGGTTTGGACGCGGAGATCGAGCCCATCGACTACAGAAATGGCGATGAGGACTTCGTGAACCGCAAGCTTCCCGGCCTCAAGAAGTTCCCGAACATCGTCCTCAAGCGAGGCATCGTCGGGAATCTCGACGTCTTCCAGTGGCTGGCGGCCGGTGCCCAGGGCAGCGTGGATCGCCGGGAAGGCGCCGTCATCCTGCGCGACGAGCAGCGCAACGAGGTCATGCGTTGGAAGTTCGTTCGTGGCTGGGCATGCAAATACATGGGGCCCAGTCTCAAGTCGGACTCCAGCGCCGTCGCCATCGAGTCCATCGAGATCTGCCACGAGGGCCTCCAGGTCGCCTGATGGCGCTCCCGGGCCTTTCCTTCGAGGTCGTGCGAACGCCGGAGCCCCGGGTGGGGCTCCGCAGCGATCGCACGGCGCTCCTCGCGCTCACCGAGCGCGGCCCGGAGGAAGCGCCCACGGAAGTCCACAGCTACGACCACTTCGTCCGCGTCTTTGGCTGCCGGATGCTGGGGGCGCTGGGTCCTCTCGCGGCGAAGGGCTACTACGACAACGGCGGCCAGCTACTGACCGTGACGCGTTTCGTCCCAGCCGAAGCGAAGGCTGCGGCGGGCACTCTTCCGGTCGTGCACGCCAGCACGCCCAACAGCTACGTCATCGCCGTTTCCGCTCGGCATCGTGGCGCCTTCGGCGATCGGCTACGGGTGCGGGCCGAGTGCCACCTTCGCCGGCGCGCCCGCGGTAGCGTCACGGGGCCCCTGGAAGTCACGCTTGTCGTGCCGCACTTCGACAGCGCTGATCTGAAGCTGCCGGTGCGTGTGCTCGGCTCCACCGGCGACGCTTGGACCCGGCTGGACTCCATTGCGCCCGCCGGATCGGGACAGAAGCTCACGCTGTCGAGCGCCTCGGGTCTTTCCGGGGACGTGATCGTCGAGCTGTACCAGCCGCACTTCTCGCTCCACATCCTGGAGGCCGGGCGCGCGGAAGGCGTCGTGCGTGGCATCGACCTGCGGGATCTACCAGACGCCGAGGAACGGCTCGCCGGTTCTGGGATCCAGATCTCCTCGACTGTAGCGACCACGGATGCCGAGCTTCCGGTTCACGGGGCGGTCGTTCAGCTTTCGGGCGGCGACGACGGTCTCGACCCTTCGGGCAGCATTCAGGGACTTCGCGAGTCTTTCGAGCGCTGCATTGCTGCACTGGAGCGCTCCGACACCGCGGACGTGGTCGTGGCGCCGGATCTCTGGAGCAAGATCTTCGAGACCAAGCGCGTGCGGCGCTTGGCCTTCGACCCGGCGACGTCCGGAGCCCTCGCCGACGCGCTGGTGCGGAGCGCGGCGCGCACGCGCGACCGCGTGGTGGTACTCGACCCGCCGCTGACGGACGACGCGCGCCCGCTCTCCGGATCGGAGCTCGAAGCGTGGCGCGCCGAGCGAGAAGCGGAGCTTTCGGACGCGCGAGACTTTGCTGCGGTCTTCTCGCCCTGGCTCCGAATCGTAGCAGGGCCCGTGGTGCGCGGGGATGACACGCTGCTCATACCGCCCTCCGCGCACGTTGCCGGGCGCATGGCGAAGACCGCGCGCGAGCGCGGCGCGTGGATCGCGACCGGGAACGTCTCGGTGGAACAGGCCGTGGGTCTGGAACGGGCGCCGCACTTGGACGAGGAAGAGGCGCTGTACGACCTCGGCATCAATCCGCTCCGGATGTCTCTGCCCCGGGGCGCGACCGTATATGGCGTCCGCTCGCTCTCCTGGCCCGACCGAAAGGCTTGGCGCTTTCTCTCGACGCGCAGGCTGTTCAACTTCCTGCACCGCGCGTTGACCCCCCTCGGTCAGTCCTACGCCTTCGAGCCGAACTCGCCGAGCACTTGGATAAAGCTCCGGCGCGACATCGACGCACTGCTCCGAGCCCTGTTCGATCGCGGAGCGTTCACGGGCTCACGACCCGAAGAGGCGTACTTCGTGCGCGTGGACGAGGGGCTGAACCCCGAGGAGCTCCGAGACCAGGGCGTGTTGACGGCGCAGATCGGTGTCGCGCCGGCGGTCCCGCTCGAGTTCCTCCTGGTTCGTCTGCACGTGCAGAACGGGGTCGCGCGGGTGAGCGAGGAGCCGCTGTCGTCATGACCTTTCCTGCGCAGAGCCCTTCGAACCCGATGCCGGGATTTCGCTTCGCCGTGGCGTTCTCGGAAGGGACGGACGTAGCAGGGGCGGTGGGCGGCAAGGGCGTGACCACGCTGAGCGCGGGCTTTCAGGAAGTGAGCGGCCTGGAAACGACGCTGGAGATCCACGAGTACAAGGAAGGTGGTCGCAACGACTTCACGCACAAGCTCGCGACACAGGTGAACTTCGGCAACGTTACCTTCAAGCGGGGCGTGGCGCTGACGCCAGATCTGTGGCGCTGGTACAACGAGGTGCGGCGCGGCAACTTCGGAGCCCGGCGCTCCATCGTGGTGGCGCAGCTCGACTACGCGGGCAACGCCGCGCTGGTGTGGACGCTGTCCCGCGCGCTACCGGCCAAGTACACCGGTCCGAGCTGGAACGCCGGGCAGAGCGCGGTCGCGATCGAGTCCTTGGAAGTGGCGCACGAGGGGCTCGAGCTGACCGAAGGCTCCGACTTCGCGCTTTCCCTCGGGCAGGGAGGCTGACGCGATGGCCGTCGTGATCGAAGAGATGACCACCACCCTCGAGATCCAGGACGAGGCAAAGATCCGCAAGCTGGTGCAAGAAGAGATCGCCCGCGCGCTGGCCGAAGAGCGCCGGCGGGGCGGGCTCGCGAACCCGTACTCCGTGGATCCCGCAGATCCCGCGGCGGCGGGGGGACCGGAGGACTGAGACCATGGCCGTCGGGGACAGCCAGCTCGGCAAGCTGACGCTCGAGATCGTCAGCACGCTCAATCGAGAGCGCCTCGACGTGCCGGGCTTCGTCGACGGCAAGCTGGAGGTGCCGTTCAACCCCACGGAGCTGAGCATGGACCGCGAGACCACCTTCGCGGAGGTGGCCATACCCGGTCTGGACGCGCCGGTAATCCAGTACGTCCGGGGCGGCGGCGACAAGCTGAACCTGGAGCTGTTCCTGGACGTGACGGATCTGATGGAGAACGGCCTGGTCAAAGACGGAAGCAGCGTGCGCGACCGCTACGTTGCTCCGCTCGAGCGGCTGATGGTGCAGCACGAGAAGCTCCACGCGCCGCCCGTCGTGAGCGTTTCCTGGGGCGCCCAGGTCCTGCTCAGGGGCGCCGTGGCGACGTCGCTGTCGGTGAAGTACACGCTGTTCGACACCATGGGCCGCGCCGTGCGCGCCACCGCGACCTTGGGGCTGCGTCAATACACCACCGCGGCGCAGCAGATCGCGGAGGCGGGGCTCCAGAGCCCGGACCTCACCAACGTCGCCACGGTGCGCGAGGGCGACACGCTGCCTGCCATCGCGTTTCGCGAGTACGGCGACGCCTCCCGTTGGCGTCCCATCGCCGAGGCCAACGGCCTCTCCAGCCCTCTAGCCCTCGTCCCAGGTCAGCCCCTGGTGGTTCCCAAGGTGGTGTGATGGTCGCGCCGACTCAAATCGTTGACGCGATCAGCACTGGTGAGGACCGCTACGTCCCGCGCTACCAGGTGCTGTTCGCCAAAGAGCCCATCAGCGAGCTGGAGCCCAACCCGCCGGCGGTGAAGGGACCGGTGGATCTCGCGACGGCCATCGAGCAGGAGTTCTCGCGGCTCGAAGCGAAGGTGTACCGGGCCAGCGGCGATCCGAACAATCCCGCACCCAAGCTCGGGGACCTCTTGCCTCTGGCGGGACCCTGGGGCGAGAAGCAGGGCCAGTACACCAACGACGTGGTGAGCGTGGAGTTCACCGAGAGCATCGACAAGAAGCAGCCGCTCTCCAAGGTGAAGGTCGAGCTCCACAACGTGTTCGATTTCGAAGCGCGGCAGTTTCGCTACACGGACGTGCTCAAGGAGTCGCCAGATGGCCGACCCGGCGTGTTCCCGCTCATCGAGTACGGCGACACCCTCGCGCTCCGCTTCGGATACGGCAGCGACATCCTGTGGGTGTTCGAAGGGATCATCACCACGTTGGAAGCGGACTTTCCCGCGGACGGCCAGCCCAAGCTGACCATCACGGCGGTGGACAAGCGCGAGCGCCTCCGTAATCGCAAGAAGGTGAAGCGCAGCCAGTTCTCCGGCATGTCCGAGGAAGAGGTCGCCGCCGCGGTGGCGTCGGAGGTGGGGCTGACGGTGGCCACGGTGGACGGCCAAAAGACGATGCCCACCAAGTCCAAGGGCAACAAACCGTCGGACCAGGACGCACTGCAGTACCTCACGGACCGCGCCAACAAGGCGGCGCTGGAGCTCCTGTGCTTCGGCAACGTGCTGTTCGTGCTGAAACCGAACGACGCCGCCGACAAGGCCACCCGCTACGACTACCGCCGGGGCCTCATGTCCTTCGCGCCCACGCTCAACAACGCCGGCAAGCCCACGGCCGTGCGTGTCGTGTCGCGAAACCCCACCACGGGAGAGAAGTTCGACGTCACCGTCAAGCCCGAGGATCTTCAGCAGCTGGGCCTGGCGCCATCTTCCAAGGAAGGGGAGACGGAGATTGCCCAGGTGAAGAAGAAGGGGCAGGGCGGCGAAAAGGTAGAGGTGGTCACCAACTACCTCGCGCGCTCGGCGGACGAAGCGAAGCAGATCGCCATCGGCATCATGAAGCGCAACATGGATCAGTCGATCACCGTCAGCGGAGAGGTCGTCGGGGATCCAAGGGTGCGCGTGCGGGAGACGCTCCAGATCGGCGGCGTGGGGCGCTTCGGCGGTTTCTACTACGTCACCGAAACCACGCACCGTTTCGGTGCCAACGGCTACCAGACGAGCTTCAAGGCTCGCCGCAACACGGCGCTCGGTAAGACAGCGCCGGAGGAAGAGCCGTCGTGAGGACCGGCGAGCTCTCGCAGCGCTACTTCGGGCTGTATCTCGCTACCGTGCGGGACGTCAGCGATCCCGAAGGGCTCGGCCGCGTGCGCATCGAGGCCGATCAGTTCGACGACTCGGGCGACCCGATCTGGGCCAGTGTCGCGCGGCCCATGGCCAGCTCCGACGCGACGGTGTTCTTCACCCCGCGGCAGGGCGACCAGGTCATCGTCGGCTACCTCGTCGGGGATTCCGACGAGCCCATCATCATCGGCTACTCCCACTCCCAGAAGGCGTCGCCCAGCGATCTGGTGGCCGAGAAGAAGCACGGCATCGTGACCTCGATCGGAAGCCTGGTGTTCGATGAGGAAGACTCCGCCATCACCCTCACCTTCGCCGGGGCCCTGGCATCCAGCATTCGCCTGGACAAGGACGGCATCACGATCAAGGCGCCCAACGTGAAGATCGAGGCCAGCGGTCCAGGACCGGGGATATCGATCAGCGCACTCACGGCGCCGATCACCCTGACGTCGATCGTGGG
It includes:
- a CDS encoding DUF4157 domain-containing protein, producing MFAQKKRPQHTPPSPQKVEAPRTRAPRPYKGPLPRLFVSDLEKPAGPRQHKPCPACVTQGETCTECAELEAVSDEQQFQRTEPTTPKDAAERQADDYGARMAEDLRPHSVAPGPLGHAIRTVAERHLGMDLAGTTLRADSAAHDKTQRERAVAITEGSTVSFRQGSLTLGTESGRALLGHELTHVAQQRAAGPSAQRKPEDTCEAPPKEGVCEEPKGPSVAFEGWTLHDDKTDLLRILSSLIVDKDDADAAKDFVSRFDAVYGGGGGAEGASAVGGGETGAQISLTLDDALRTLNTRHSSFLSGFQTHAEQILRGILKESETRIKAEALKYGVETTEVSKGNDSGAGGAGGASGDGSGGGEGQGPAPEVETETQTTMKPTVSSEGLAGAAKELLEKRDEINVIKGKMANVCPSDYYGGGAEGAPAYDPCEGKREEYSGLERDLKKAETELKILRSGLEQRYPILGAFGEGNEGGLGTISKGPSDDAAKVLSAEINERLANIETVRGAIGGGVNIWKLRKILAATLADEGIQAGTEKAIVVRDHASDIASDEALTSLALTVLSVGLSILAAATAVPTGGASLVAAGAMGASLGIGFAQLLKDVEDYQLESAAANTDFDKARAISAEEPSLFWLALSIVGVVFDVADAISVFGKLSGKVTKVLATTTVDEFESALETLKAEARASKGGEALAEGVSDVVRKIHGGEGKTAEEVLTGVGAHESRAVKEAAENLSKLEALAEASAAGHTVKVTPGGVLVLCSTCTWFGEAYAAEIAGSEELSRRAAGIENKARNAALNGDKKAAEAAAQEGAALADELALLRREAGKRFQISAAGDALSAANAESIIGNFPRKLSDAEKEAIRKAANTEGGIWNLEPQLRGEVGHVLLGENLPRAFPTIDVAKQSGAIADEIRSIKTHQPYAFQEPGSLWSTLREEVDAVSGFTQEAHGGRHVKTGPNTTRILEVGIPPETVSAAKLKSARSELTELQSRTLADTTRMAELEDQIRLIEQWRREMAGARAYGQGLKPPVTVMFKSVK
- a CDS encoding carboxypeptidase regulatory-like domain-containing protein → MTDRVVRHANYGVELLDALTGGPIIGPSRVRASLLAPPPPGSGADLEPFLVNGNRWVFENLESDVELVIEAQHYVSSSKKTGTDLPSIPASTFPGLLNRVTLKPRSGYPFPASVTRVIGMVRLAAILDPNESPVAGADVTITPEYPASGPVLTTRTAEDGQYVMWFLPDLAQTQPLPISFSAVASATVVVNGSPLAVSGSISGQSVTPETQSGADPLPLS
- a CDS encoding phage tail sheath subtilisin-like domain-containing protein, with the protein product MPELLTPGVFIQEVDFGPQPIEGVSTTTAGFVGEAERGPVVGPPTLVTSLADFERKFGGPVTGKHLAYAVRGFFENGGRRAYIARVVGSGSKYSEWSNGSATGLDVQLLAASGAQVTVSSVVGLTIGGSLNFVEKANTANVVTRTVDLVNGATGVVTLSTPLPPGVSPTTHFARISGSNATLKIAARDPGTFGDEIAILVEPRYVNSTAVMATLAADTWVLGDVGFLEPGSPVQFEIGGGTPAREIATIKSIDAANRKVVLKANLTHAYTPGGRLFLVGWRVSVLFRGAVVETFDGLPGAVTNTGKSAAFTKTINDKSSWIRVVDAEMDVQAGEYPSFQLAQAALLASGDDGGAVDENDVIGFAAPRSGLRSLEAMDGISIIAAPGLAVQAVVNELIGQAERRQDRFAVFEAAEKPASGASAKDPLEDVNDVLNQRGLYNSKYAAMYHPWIRVPDPVSKTEILVPPTGHVLGAFARTDIDRGVFKAPANVVLRGVLGFSSDVPDGEQDILNPAGVNVLRRYTGLGNVIWGARTISAEGLWKYVSVRRLFIFLEQSIIRGTRYAVFEPNDLRLWARLHDSVTNFLTTQWRAGALFGAKPEEAFFVKVDETTTTQDDRDNGRVNILVGIAPVKPAEFIVFQIGQAPQSVIVAEQS
- a CDS encoding phage tail protein, translated to MAVQREDPYAAFNYLVEIGGIAAGGFNEVSGLDAEIEPIDYRNGDEDFVNRKLPGLKKFPNIVLKRGIVGNLDVFQWLAAGAQGSVDRREGAVILRDEQRNEVMRWKFVRGWACKYMGPSLKSDSSAVAIESIEICHEGLQVA
- a CDS encoding phage tail sheath subtilisin-like domain-containing protein, with the protein product MALPGLSFEVVRTPEPRVGLRSDRTALLALTERGPEEAPTEVHSYDHFVRVFGCRMLGALGPLAAKGYYDNGGQLLTVTRFVPAEAKAAAGTLPVVHASTPNSYVIAVSARHRGAFGDRLRVRAECHLRRRARGSVTGPLEVTLVVPHFDSADLKLPVRVLGSTGDAWTRLDSIAPAGSGQKLTLSSASGLSGDVIVELYQPHFSLHILEAGRAEGVVRGIDLRDLPDAEERLAGSGIQISSTVATTDAELPVHGAVVQLSGGDDGLDPSGSIQGLRESFERCIAALERSDTADVVVAPDLWSKIFETKRVRRLAFDPATSGALADALVRSAARTRDRVVVLDPPLTDDARPLSGSELEAWRAEREAELSDARDFAAVFSPWLRIVAGPVVRGDDTLLIPPSAHVAGRMAKTARERGAWIATGNVSVEQAVGLERAPHLDEEEALYDLGINPLRMSLPRGATVYGVRSLSWPDRKAWRFLSTRRLFNFLHRALTPLGQSYAFEPNSPSTWIKLRRDIDALLRALFDRGAFTGSRPEEAYFVRVDEGLNPEELRDQGVLTAQIGVAPAVPLEFLLVRLHVQNGVARVSEEPLSS
- a CDS encoding phage tail protein, whose product is MTFPAQSPSNPMPGFRFAVAFSEGTDVAGAVGGKGVTTLSAGFQEVSGLETTLEIHEYKEGGRNDFTHKLATQVNFGNVTFKRGVALTPDLWRWYNEVRRGNFGARRSIVVAQLDYAGNAALVWTLSRALPAKYTGPSWNAGQSAVAIESLEVAHEGLELTEGSDFALSLGQGG
- a CDS encoding LysM peptidoglycan-binding domain-containing protein, which gives rise to MAVGDSQLGKLTLEIVSTLNRERLDVPGFVDGKLEVPFNPTELSMDRETTFAEVAIPGLDAPVIQYVRGGGDKLNLELFLDVTDLMENGLVKDGSSVRDRYVAPLERLMVQHEKLHAPPVVSVSWGAQVLLRGAVATSLSVKYTLFDTMGRAVRATATLGLRQYTTAAQQIAEAGLQSPDLTNVATVREGDTLPAIAFREYGDASRWRPIAEANGLSSPLALVPGQPLVVPKVV